A window of Fragaria vesca subsp. vesca linkage group LG7, FraVesHawaii_1.0, whole genome shotgun sequence contains these coding sequences:
- the LOC101290703 gene encoding uncharacterized protein LOC101290703, producing the protein MSCDSDEFLRLVEDGDKALYPGCTKSTKLNALVEMFNLKAKHGITDGCISDWLILFESFLPDGNEVPCNIGEAKKTLGLLGMGYEKIHACPNDCILYRGDHHEAEVCPTCTTSRYKIRKNRVVRDGVAAKVLWYFPIISRFKRMFQSPKTAKSLTWHGDRKKDGMMRHPADSPT; encoded by the coding sequence ATGTCTTGTGACTCAGATGAGTTCCTTAGGCTGGTAGAAGATGGAGATAAAGCTTTGTACCCTGGGTGTACAAAATCGACAAAATTGAACGCTCTTGTAGAAATGTTCAATTTGAAAGCAAAGCACGGAATAACTGATGGTTGTATTTCCGACTGGCTAATATTGTTTGAGTCCTTCCTTCCCGATGGGAATGAAGTACCTTGCAATATAGGTGAGGCAAAGAAAACACTAGGTTTATTGGGGATGGGGTATGAAAAAATTCATGCATGTCCAAATGATTGCATTCTATATAGAGGGGACCATCATGAAGCTGAAGTATGTCCAACATGTACTACTTCGAGGTATAAGATTAGAAAGAACAGAGTTGTGAGGGATGGGGTTGCTGCAAAGGTTTTGTGGTACTTTCCTATAATATCGAGATTCAAAAGGATGTTCCAATCTCCAAAGACAGCTAAGTCCTTGACTTGGCATGGCGATAGGAAAAAAGATGGCATGATGCGGCATCCAGCTGATTCACCGACTTGA
- the LOC101290995 gene encoding uncharacterized protein LOC101290995, whose translation MVFLKNRRFLRRNHPYRKQAAAFDNTIENEVAPEPLSGEEVLARVEGLPCEFGKTQKPAKRGDQPRPCWKKKSMFFELEYWKYIPIRHILDVMHIEKNCCDAIIGTLLNIPGKTKDGVACHLDMVDMGIKTDLKVVAGEKKAKLPLASWNLLHHEKKIVCISFFGMSVPTRFSSNISNLVSMEDLKLVGLKSHDCHTVMQYLLPVALRSVLEKPVRYAIIRFYLFFKAICSKVIDVSRLKQMQADLVDTVCLLEKFFPPSFFDIMIHLTVHLVREVERCGPVFFRWMFPFERYMKVLKGYVKNRHFPEGCMAKKYIVEEAVEYLEVRIHSEGGITVGIPSTSKAGNYKQSRPLSRPTITYVYRKQMHLAHLCVLQNTEDV comes from the coding sequence ATGGTGTTTTTGAAGAATCGTCGATTCTTGCGTAGAAATCATCCATACCGAAAGCAGGCTGCAGCATTTGACAACACGATTGAGAATGAAGTCGCCCCTGAACCATTAAGTGGAGAAGAGGTTCTGGCAAGGGTTGAAGGACTGCCTTGTGAGTTTGGAAAAACTCAAAAGCCTGCCAAGCGAGGTGATCAACCCAGACCTTGCTGGAAAAAAAAAAGCATGTTCTTTGAACTTGAATACTGGAAATATATTCCAATACGCCATATTCTTGATGTGATGCACATTGAGAAGAATTGTTGTGATGCCATAATTGGGACCCTCTTGAATATTCCTGGCAAGACAAAGGATGGAGTTGCTTGCCATTTGGACATGGTCGATATGGGCATCAAAACTGACTTGAAAGTGGTAGCTGGGGAGAAAAAGGCCAAGTTGCCTTTGGCTAGTTGGAATTTGCTGCATCATGAGAAAAAAATAGTCTGCATATCCTTTTTTGGAATGTCAGTTCCTACACGCTTTTCCTCAAATATTAGTAATTTGGTCTCCATGGAAGATTTAAAACTGGTCGGTCTTAAGTCACATGACTGCCACACAGTGATGCAGTACCTACTCCCTGTTGCATTAAGATCAGTTCTAGAGAAGCCTGTTAGGTATGCCATTATTCGGTTCTACCTATTTTTTAAGGCAATTTGTAGTAAAGTCATAGATGTTTCTAGACTTAAACAAATGCAAGCAGATCTGGTTGATACCGTTTGTTTGCTTGAAAAATTCTTCCCACCTTCATTTTTCGACATTATGATTCATCTAACAGTACATCTTGTTAGAGAAGTTGAACGGTGTGGCCCTGTGTTTTTCCGATGGATGTTCCCATTCGAGAGGTACATGAAAGTACTCAAAGGGTATGTTAAAAATCGACATTTTCCTGAGGGCTGCATGGCTAAGAAGTATATTGTTGAAGAAGCTGTAGAGTATTTAGAAGTGCGTATCCATTCTGAAGGTGGTATCACTGTGGGAATTCCATCGACAAGCAAAGCTGGAAACTACAAACAAAGTAGGCCCTTATCACGACCAACTATCACATATGTGTACAGAAAGCAGATGCATCTTGCACACCTTTGTGTCTTACAAAATACTGAAGACGTCTAG